DNA sequence from the bacterium genome:
ACGCCCGCCGCTGCCAGGGCGCCATCGGCAAGAACGCCGCCGGCTTCCTCGACGCCTACCTGAAGGCGAGCCAGAAGTGCCTGAACGACCGCAACAGGAACGCCACCGCGGGCTCGGGCGCCGAGCGCTGCATCGGCTCGATGAGCGGCGGCTTCGTGCCGCCGAGCGACGGCGACGTCGCGGCGGCCCTGCAGAAGGCGACCGGCAAACTGTCGTCGAAGATCAGCTCGCTGTGCAGCGAGACCGACGTCGGCCATCTCGACGCCTGCGCCGGTAACAAGGCCGATCTGATCGAATGCCTGGTCTGCGGCCAGCGCAGCATTGCGTTCGCGCTCCTGGGCGCGCAGTACGGGGGCAACTAGCCAACCTTGATCTGAAAAAGAACTCCCACCACGGAGGCACGGAGACACGGAGGGTACAGCGGCAGGATGGCTGGTTGGTGGAATCCCTATGGTCATTGCTGATGGCGTTGGGGATCTCGCCCCCGAACCCTCTCTTGTTTAGGTTACTCCGTGTCTCCGTGCCTCCGTGGTGAAATGTTTTCGTCACATCGAGGCTAACCAGGACCTTCGCGGGAGGATCGCGTGTCACAGGACGATGTCGCCGCCGAGCTCGAGCGGCTGAAGAGAGAGAACGAGGCGTTGCGCCAGCAGGCGAAGGCCAAGCCGGGGCAGGTCAGCCTGAAGGTCAGCGAGAAGGGCGCGGTGAGCGTCTACGGGCTCGGCCGCTTTCCGGTCACGCTCTACCAGGAGCAGTGGCTCAAGCTGCTGGAACGCGGCGACGAGATCCGCGAGTTCATCCGCCTCAACGAGAGCCAGTTGAAGAAGAAGGACGCTTGAGCGGCGCGCGCCCGGGCCGGTCCAGATACGACAAACACCTTCACCACGGAGACACGTCGACACGGAGGACTCGGTGCCATAGCGAAGGCGCGGGGCCTTCTCACTCCATTTCCAATGAACTTTGGGATGAACGCCGAGCGGGCTTCGAGATCAGTACTCTCCGTGGTGAAGTGTTTTCGTCAGATCAAGGCTGGTCCGGCTGGGCGACCACCCGGCCGTGGATCTGGCGCGTCAGCTCTTCGATGCGCTGCGCCAGCTCGCGGGTGATGCGCGTCAGCTCGGTGTTCTGATCCATCAGCGCTCGGAGGGCGGCGGTCTCCTGCGCCGCCAGCTCCTGGCGTTCGATGCTGGCGCGCGCCAGGTCCTCGCGGTGCAGCGCGTCGGCGTCGGCGTGCGCCTTGTCGCGATCCGCCTGTCGCGTCTGCGCCAGCAGGATCAGCGGCGCCGCGTACGCCGCCTGCAGGCTGAACGCGAGGTTGAGCAGGATGAAGGGATAGAGGTCGAACTGCACGAGGCCGACGACGTTGGCGAGGATCCAGACGCCGACGATGATCGTCTGCACCACCAGGAACGTCGGCGTGCCGAAGAAGCGCGCGAAGCGCTCGGCCGACGCGCCGAACCAGCCCTCGCCGAAGGTCGGCGCCAGGTGCGCGTGCGGCGCATGGAAGCGGAAGTGGCGCCGGTTCCCTGTCGTCTCGTCCGTGGGGGTCGTCATGCCGTCTCCTCCTCGTCGCCGGTCGCCAGCGCGCCGGCTTGGCGGGCCCGCTCGAGCACCTGCTCCTCGGCCGCCACCAGTGGCGCGTCGACCATCATCCCGTCGAGCGTGAGCACGGCGTGGCCGTCGCGCCGCGCCGTGCGCCAGGCGGACACCACCCGCCGGGCACGCGCGATCTGCGCCGGCGTCGGCGTGTAGACCTGGTTGACGATCGCCACCTGCTGCGGGTGGATGCAGAGCTTGCCGGCGAACCCGAGCTCGAGCCCCAGCCGCGCGTCGGCGCGCGCCGCCTCGGCGTCGCGCACCGCCAGGCAGACGCAGTCGATCGCCGCCAGGCCGCGGCCGCGCGCCGCCAGCGCCAGGGCGCAGCGCGCGTGGTGGAGGACCCCGCGCGCGGCGTCGGCGCCGGCGAGACGCAGGTCGCGCGCCAGGTCCGCGTGCCCGAAGCACAGGGCCTCGAGCCGCGGCGTCGCGGCGCCGAGCGCGAAGGCGTCGGCGATGCCGGCGGCCGTCTCGACCAGCGCCAGCAGCCGCACGCTGCCCGGCGGCCGGCCGTGGGCGCGCTCCAGCCCGTCGAGCCGCTCGGCCACTGCCGCCAGCTCGCCGGCGCGCTCCGCCTTCGGCACCATGATCGCGGCGGCGCCGGCGGCCACCGTCGCCGCGAGGTCGGCCCCGAACCACGGGGTGCCGGGGGCGTTGACGCGCACCGCCGGCTCGCTGGCGCCGTAGCCGCCGGCGCGCAGCGCCGCCGCCACCAACCCCCGCGCCTCGCCCTTGGCCGCGGGGGCGACCGCGTCCTCGAGATCGAACACCACCGTGTCGGCGCCGGCGGCGCGCGCGCGCGCCAGATGGCGCGGCTCGCTGCCGGGCACGAAGAGGAGGGAGCGGCGAAGCGACGCGGCCATCGAGACTCGCCTTCTACCCGCTCGTCGCCGCGGAGCACAGCGGCGCGACGCCGGAGTGGACGCGGCGGTCAATTCCGCGACGACATGGTCGCGCAGCGCCGCGCGCCGCTACGGCGCCGCCAGGCAGACGAGGCGCACGACGTCGGCGTCGGTGCGCGCGCCGGCGTCGGCGCGGGTGCGGATGGCGAGGCGGGCGCTGCGGCGGCCGTTGAGCGGCAGGACGACCGGCACCGCCGGGCCGCAGGTGCCGGGCGCGGCGAGGGTGTCGAGGCTGGCCTGCAGCGCCGCGGCGATGGCCGGATCGGCCGGCGCCAGGCGGCCGACCGCGACGGCGCTCGGGATCTCGCCAAGGCAGGCGACGCGGCGGTCGTCGCCGGGCGTGCACGGCTGCAGCTCGATCGTGCACTGGCCGGCGACGGCGTCGGTGTCGCAGAGCGGATCGCCGTCGCGGCAGACGAAGCGCGAGCGCGGCGACGGGCGGTCGATGGGAATGGTCGGCGCGGTGCTCGTCCACTCGACCAGGCAGTCGCTGCCGGCGCGGCCGGCGAAGCCGGGGGCGAGGGCGCGCCGCGGCGCCGCCGACGCCGTCACGGCGCGCAGGCGGTCGGTCACCTCGGGCCACGGGTCGTCGTTGATGTCCACCAGGCCGAAGTTCTGGTTCTCGCCGTCGAAACGTCCGGTCGCCGGCTGGTCCATGTACTGGAACCAGTGCGCGCCGACGAGGTACGGGCGCGCCAGCACGCGGCGCAGATAGGTGCCGAGCGCCTGGGCGCGCTCCACCTGCGTCGGCAGGGTGGGGAAGAAGGGCGGCAGGGTGTTCGGCAGGCCGGCGTCGGCGGCGCGATAGCTGTACTCGCCGATCAGGATCGGCGTGCCGGCGATGCGCTGCATGGCGTCGAGGTCATCGAAC
Encoded proteins:
- a CDS encoding CoA ester lyase; this encodes MAASLRRSLLFVPGSEPRHLARARAAGADTVVFDLEDAVAPAAKGEARGLVAAALRAGGYGASEPAVRVNAPGTPWFGADLAATVAAGAAAIMVPKAERAGELAAVAERLDGLERAHGRPPGSVRLLALVETAAGIADAFALGAATPRLEALCFGHADLARDLRLAGADAARGVLHHARCALALAARGRGLAAIDCVCLAVRDAEAARADARLGLELGFAGKLCIHPQQVAIVNQVYTPTPAQIARARRVVSAWRTARRDGHAVLTLDGMMVDAPLVAAEEQVLERARQAGALATGDEEETA
- a CDS encoding DUF1003 domain-containing protein, producing MTTPTDETTGNRRHFRFHAPHAHLAPTFGEGWFGASAERFARFFGTPTFLVVQTIIVGVWILANVVGLVQFDLYPFILLNLAFSLQAAYAAPLILLAQTRQADRDKAHADADALHREDLARASIERQELAAQETAALRALMDQNTELTRITRELAQRIEELTRQIHGRVVAQPDQP